One window from the genome of Pieris napi chromosome 3, ilPieNapi1.2, whole genome shotgun sequence encodes:
- the LOC125063404 gene encoding uncharacterized protein LOC125063404, protein MYLTMSARNYMSAREKNVNRGDCLPYISQQKPRRPELSVLSANAYNLNRNLVYSYNNFAGDSLERSGTPYSDFLSESETSTPDFHSEESDSSAGSILKRNTAETTRVLADEWERIERTLYNEDGEKSKRPEIIEECRQWQDLHPQLRIIGKAISIPDKRLHYRQIEHEEVIAMHYSDYEQFSESEERHSQSSTDVTPTNSPRTSTSDIPDTKLNREKISYQYSPEIDLLDTFSSLLQIKPIQIRSPSHKKKQNQSILRSDIASSKWMKPYRPDTSVNYGRNSAKSYISLDHTKNSNMNSLDNRINSRVFTARLRESSLQPLYSPEPHNGTLRYGQQNNYNIRKVSLPPLLREEEKKKVVVGSAKKQSKSRKSSTKLHLDRLRHN, encoded by the exons ATGTATCTAACTATGTCGGCAAGAAATTATATGTCGGCTCGAGAGAAGAATGTAAATAGAGGGGATTGTTTACCGTATATTAGTCAACAAAAACCTCGTCGACCGGAGCTTTCTGTACTCTCTGCGAATGCTTATAATTTGAATAGAAATTTAGTATACTCGTATAACAATTTTGCTGGTGACAGCTTGGAACGATCAGGAACACCATATTCCGATTTCCTCTCAGAGAGTGAGACAA GCACACCAGACTTTCATAGTGAGGAGAGTGATAGCAGTGCGggatcaattttaaaaagaaacacaGCTGAGACTACAAGAGTATTAGCTGATGAATGGGAAAGAATTGAGAGAACTCTGTATAATGAGGATGGGGAAAAATCGAAAAGACCTGAAATTATAGAGGAATGTCGGCAATGGCAAGATTTGCACCCACAACTTAG AATAATTGGAAAGGCAATCTCTATACCAGATAAAAGATTACACTATAGACAAATTGAACATGAAGAAGTTATTGCAATGCACTACAGTGACTATGAACAATTTAGTGAAAGTGAAGAGAGACACTCTCAGAGCAGTACAGATGTCACACCTACAAACTCACCTCGGACATCAACAAGTGACATTCCAGATACAAAACTAAACAGAGAAAAGATATCATACCAATACTCACCAGAAATTGATCTGTTAGATACATTTAGTTCACTGTTACAAATAAAGCCTATACAAATAAGGAGTCCTTCTCATAAGAAAAAACAGAATCAATCTATACTAAGATCAGATATAGCTTCTTCGAAATGGATGAAGCCATATCGTCCTGATACATCTGTAAATTATGGAAGAAATAGTGCAAAATCGTACATTTCTCTAGATCATACAAAGAATTCAAATATGAATTCCTTAGATAATAGAATTAATTCAAGAGTTTTTACAGCAAGGTTAAGAGAATCATCTCTACAGCCTTTGTATTCACCTGAACCACATAATGGAACACTTAGGTATGGGCaacaaaataactataatataagaaaagtaTCATTACCACCCTTGTTGCGAGaagaagaaaagaaaaaggTAGTTGTTGGATCTGCCAAGAAACAGAGTAAGTCTAGAAAGAGCAGTACAAAACTTCATCTGGATAGACTGAGACATAACTAG